The following proteins are co-located in the Chlorogloeopsis sp. ULAP01 genome:
- a CDS encoding amino acid adenylation domain-containing protein, with protein sequence MLNIIEGFELSPQQKRLWLLQQNSSAYRIEIAISITGNLDVAILKAACDKLIDKYEILRTRFHRIPNFKFPIQCICDRPHICWQEIDLTSLASEQQQDRITELFEAEKNYYFNLQSETVMRCHLLSLSPQQHTLILTLPALCADSKTLNNLVQEISNFYSQTAHYDVNESPIQYAQFSAWQNEIIAETDIGREYWQEHEIDKFLSLKLPLETQATVKSEFQPQSLAIQLCPDLVAQIKAFVQEYKTSISEFLLTCFAILLSRLIQQVDIAIAVLFDGRSHETLQAALGLFAKYLPIHFHLENDYNFYQALQAIAQSTTEVHARQDYFSWEQIFPELENIEERPSLFCFEFEQLQPDYPNNGILLTIAQKYICLEPFKIKLSCLEQADTITTEFYYNSTLFSADSIAILAGQFQTLLTNIIHQSNIAISQLPILSPIEKQLLTNWNNTQTEYSQYKCIHQLFATQVEQTPDKIAVVFQDQQLTYRELNCQANQLAHYLQALGVTADVPVGIYLERSLDMVVGLLAILKAGGAYVPLDPTYPQERLAFMLADTQISVLLTHKKLVEGITQDALHIICLDRDRELIKSQNSENLANQVTADNLAYIIYTSGSTGKPKGISLAHRPLINLLQWHNSTLLTGVRTLQFASLSFDASFHEIFATWLSGGTLFIASEELRVDVIKLGKYISAQSIEKVIIPVVVLQQLAEFVGEFGVAPLHIEMFQYLQEVTTTGEQLKITKPIINFFKALKHCSLHNHYGPSETHVVTALKLSPNPDKWSYHPPIGTPIANTQIHILDSHLNPVPIGVIGELYIGGVSLARGYLNRPDLTNERFIPDPFSKETGSRLYKTGDLARYLLDGNIEYLGRIDHQVKVRGFRIELGEIEAVLNQHPDVNKAVLLAQADTKNQQRLIAYIVSNQALQEATSNFHNLLQQKLPEYMIPSAFIFLKSLPLTPNGKIDRQVLLNINLDDYLFKANFIAPRTAAEKVIANIWKQTLSINQIGIYDNFFALGGHSLLATQVFFKLNKIFQVELSLSQLFETPTVAGLLEVITQQLGGGDVVENIAQILIEIQQFSPEEVRKMLDK encoded by the coding sequence ATGCTAAATATTATTGAAGGATTTGAACTTTCACCACAACAGAAACGCCTTTGGCTATTGCAGCAAAATAGCTCGGCTTACAGAATCGAAATTGCTATTTCCATAACAGGAAACCTTGATGTTGCAATTCTCAAAGCAGCTTGCGATAAATTGATTGATAAATATGAAATTCTTCGTACAAGGTTTCACAGAATACCCAACTTTAAATTTCCTATTCAATGTATATGCGATAGACCCCATATATGCTGGCAAGAAATTGATTTGACGAGTTTAGCTTCGGAACAGCAGCAGGATAGAATTACAGAATTATTTGAGGCAGAAAAAAACTATTATTTTAACTTGCAGTCTGAGACTGTGATGCGTTGCCATCTGCTATCTCTCTCGCCACAACAACATACATTAATTTTAACACTTCCTGCCCTTTGTGCTGATAGCAAAACCCTGAATAACTTAGTACAAGAAATTAGCAATTTTTACTCTCAAACTGCACATTATGATGTAAATGAATCACCTATACAATATGCCCAATTTTCGGCTTGGCAGAATGAAATTATAGCAGAAACAGATATAGGCAGAGAATATTGGCAAGAACATGAAATTGATAAGTTTCTTAGTTTAAAACTGCCTTTAGAAACTCAAGCTACTGTTAAATCAGAGTTTCAACCGCAATCTCTAGCTATCCAACTTTGTCCTGATCTAGTAGCGCAAATTAAAGCTTTTGTACAAGAATATAAAACTTCAATATCTGAATTTTTATTAACTTGTTTTGCGATTTTACTGTCTCGTCTTATCCAACAAGTAGATATTGCGATCGCAGTCCTTTTTGATGGTCGCTCCCATGAAACTTTGCAAGCAGCATTGGGTTTGTTTGCGAAATACTTACCAATTCATTTTCATTTAGAAAATGATTATAACTTTTACCAAGCTTTGCAAGCGATCGCCCAATCAACTACTGAAGTTCATGCTAGACAAGATTACTTTAGTTGGGAGCAAATATTTCCAGAATTAGAGAATATTGAGGAGCGTCCGTCATTATTTTGCTTTGAATTTGAACAGCTACAGCCAGATTATCCTAATAACGGAATTTTATTGACAATAGCTCAGAAATATATTTGCTTAGAACCATTTAAAATTAAACTTTCTTGTCTTGAGCAAGCAGATACGATTACTACAGAGTTTTACTATAACTCCACCTTATTTTCAGCAGATAGCATTGCAATATTAGCAGGTCAGTTTCAAACATTATTAACCAACATTATTCATCAATCAAATATAGCAATTAGTCAATTACCAATTTTAAGCCCCATTGAAAAACAACTACTCACAAACTGGAATAATACTCAAACAGAATATTCCCAATATAAGTGCATTCATCAGTTATTTGCAACCCAGGTAGAACAAACACCAGACAAAATTGCGGTAGTATTTCAAGACCAACAACTTACCTACAGAGAATTAAATTGTCAAGCGAATCAACTAGCGCATTATCTCCAAGCTTTGGGAGTAACAGCAGATGTACCTGTAGGTATTTACTTAGAACGTTCTTTAGACATGGTGGTAGGTTTATTAGCCATTCTCAAAGCTGGAGGTGCTTACGTACCATTAGATCCCACCTATCCACAAGAACGACTAGCGTTTATGTTAGCAGATACGCAAATATCTGTGCTACTGACACACAAAAAGTTAGTTGAGGGTATTACTCAAGATGCACTGCATATTATTTGCTTAGATAGAGATAGAGAACTTATCAAATCTCAAAATTCAGAAAATCTAGCTAATCAAGTAACAGCAGATAACCTAGCATATATAATTTACACTTCTGGCTCAACTGGTAAACCTAAAGGTATAAGTTTAGCTCATCGTCCTTTAATCAATCTTCTACAATGGCATAATTCAACTTTATTAACTGGAGTTCGTACCCTTCAATTTGCTTCGCTAAGTTTTGATGCTAGTTTTCATGAAATATTTGCCACTTGGCTCAGTGGTGGAACATTATTTATTGCATCTGAAGAATTAAGAGTTGATGTTATTAAGTTAGGCAAATATATTTCTGCACAGTCCATTGAAAAGGTAATCATCCCGGTTGTTGTCTTACAACAATTAGCTGAGTTTGTTGGTGAATTTGGTGTTGCTCCCTTGCATATTGAAATGTTCCAATACTTGCAAGAAGTTACAACCACAGGTGAGCAATTAAAAATTACTAAACCTATCATCAACTTCTTTAAAGCCTTAAAACATTGTTCTCTGCATAATCATTATGGCCCTTCAGAAACTCATGTAGTAACTGCCTTAAAATTAAGTCCAAATCCTGATAAATGGTCATATCATCCACCTATTGGTACTCCGATTGCGAACACGCAAATTCACATCCTAGATTCACACCTAAATCCAGTTCCCATTGGCGTTATTGGTGAACTTTATATTGGGGGAGTTTCTTTAGCACGAGGTTATTTGAACCGACCAGATTTGACCAATGAGAGATTTATTCCTGACCCATTTAGTAAAGAAACTGGTAGCCGTCTCTATAAAACTGGAGATTTAGCACGCTATTTATTAGATGGGAATATTGAATATCTAGGACGCATCGACCACCAAGTTAAAGTTAGAGGTTTTCGGATTGAATTGGGAGAGATTGAAGCTGTATTAAATCAGCATCCCGATGTAAATAAAGCAGTTCTTTTGGCTCAAGCAGATACCAAAAATCAGCAGCGTTTGATTGCTTATATTGTATCTAATCAAGCACTCCAGGAAGCCACAAGTAATTTTCATAACTTATTACAACAAAAGCTACCAGAGTACATGATTCCATCGGCTTTTATTTTCCTAAAATCACTACCTTTAACACCAAATGGAAAAATAGATCGTCAAGTATTACTGAATATCAATTTAGATGATTATCTCTTTAAGGCTAACTTTATAGCACCACGCACCGCGGCTGAGAAGGTGATTGCAAATATCTGGAAACAAACACTTAGTATTAATCAAATCGGTATCTATGATAATTTCTTTGCATTGGGTGGACACTCGCTGTTAGCTACTCAAGTTTTCTTTAAGCTGAATAAGATTTTTCAGGTAGAGTTATCGCTGTCTCAACTATTTGAAACACCTACGGTTGCAGGGTTATTAGAGGTGATTACACAGCAATTAGGTGGAGGTGATGTTGTGGAAAATATTGCTCAAATATTGATAGAAATTCAACAGTTTTCACCGGAGGAGGTGAGGAAGATGCTTGATAAGTAA
- a CDS encoding class I SAM-dependent methyltransferase, with the protein MKKQNIAGFSKVDDTANPQDFVSYLDAISSLNSIQAYKQQTFTRLEIQAGDRILDVGCGIGDDVRSLAVKVGNAGEVVGIDRSETMVKEAQSRSANLGLPVAYYVGDAEKLDFPDHTFDGCRSDRTFQHLLNPRQALAEIVRVTRSGGRVVVSEPDWETLVIDTGDRALTRKILNFHCDSCVNGWIGRQLPALFQEVGLHKINVNTYTLILTDCALADKHLGVINAAMKAQQAGLISIAEAANWITNLEAASQAGRFFCAITGFLAFGCKP; encoded by the coding sequence ATGAAAAAGCAAAATATAGCTGGCTTTAGTAAAGTTGATGATACTGCAAATCCCCAAGATTTTGTATCTTATTTAGATGCTATCAGTAGCTTAAATTCTATTCAGGCTTACAAACAACAAACATTTACGCGTTTAGAAATACAAGCAGGCGATCGCATTCTTGATGTAGGCTGTGGAATAGGTGATGATGTGCGATCGCTTGCTGTCAAAGTCGGAAATGCTGGCGAAGTAGTCGGAATTGATCGCAGTGAGACAATGGTGAAAGAAGCCCAAAGCCGATCCGCAAACTTGGGTTTACCTGTTGCATATTATGTAGGCGATGCGGAAAAGCTAGACTTTCCTGATCATACATTTGATGGTTGTCGTAGTGATCGCACTTTCCAACATTTGCTAAATCCCCGCCAAGCTTTAGCGGAAATAGTGCGCGTCACCCGTTCCGGTGGACGAGTTGTTGTTTCTGAACCTGATTGGGAAACTTTGGTCATTGATACAGGCGATCGCGCTTTAACTCGCAAGATATTAAACTTTCATTGTGATAGTTGCGTTAACGGCTGGATAGGACGACAATTACCTGCGCTTTTTCAAGAAGTTGGGTTACACAAAATCAATGTTAATACCTATACTTTAATTTTGACTGACTGCGCCTTAGCAGATAAACATTTGGGAGTAATCAATGCAGCGATGAAAGCCCAACAAGCAGGTTTGATCTCAATCGCAGAAGCCGCTAATTGGATTACTAATTTGGAAGCAGCAAGTCAAGCTGGTCGATTTTTTTGCGCCATTACAGGTTTTTTGGCTTTTGGATGTAAGCCTTAA
- a CDS encoding phytanoyl-CoA dioxygenase family protein yields MILTQAQLKEYQEKGFILLPDYFSALEVERMKTEQAHLLAGNADYTVLENDKTTIRSIHGSHTNSHVFQNLSQISRLVEPAMQILNSQVYVYQFKINIKAAFSGDVWQWHQDYIFWRKEDGMPTNRVTNVVIFLDDMNEFNGPLFFIPGSHQEGMIDVVSQNTTDTKEQNKTQWSANFSNNLTYSLNCHTVANLVNKYGILAIKALAGSALFFDSNIVHASPSNISPFSRSVVIITYNSVDNIPVSIPNQRPEFIVSRDYQSITPVSDSVLITK; encoded by the coding sequence ATGATTTTGACACAAGCGCAGTTAAAGGAATACCAAGAGAAGGGTTTTATCTTATTACCAGATTATTTTTCTGCTTTAGAAGTGGAAAGAATGAAAACTGAACAGGCTCATCTCTTGGCGGGAAATGCTGATTACACAGTTTTAGAGAATGATAAAACAACTATTCGCTCTATTCACGGTTCTCATACTAATAGTCATGTTTTTCAAAATCTCTCACAAATTTCTCGTTTGGTTGAGCCTGCAATGCAAATTTTAAATAGTCAGGTTTATGTCTATCAATTCAAAATTAATATTAAGGCGGCGTTTAGTGGTGATGTTTGGCAATGGCATCAAGATTATATTTTTTGGCGGAAAGAAGATGGAATGCCAACTAATAGAGTGACGAATGTTGTGATTTTTCTGGATGATATGAATGAATTTAACGGGCCGCTATTTTTTATTCCTGGTTCGCATCAAGAGGGAATGATTGATGTTGTTTCCCAAAATACTACAGATACTAAAGAGCAGAATAAAACTCAATGGTCTGCAAATTTTTCTAATAATTTAACTTATTCTTTAAATTGTCATACTGTTGCTAATTTAGTTAATAAATATGGAATTTTAGCTATCAAAGCATTAGCTGGTTCTGCGTTATTTTTTGATAGTAATATTGTTCATGCTTCACCTAGTAATATCTCTCCCTTTTCTCGGAGTGTGGTGATTATTACTTATAACAGCGTTGACAATATCCCTGTCAGCATTCCGAATCAAAGGCCAGAGTTTATTGTTAGTCGAGATTATCAATCGATTACTCCTGTATCAGATAGTGTTTTAATTACAAAATAA